The following proteins come from a genomic window of Leptospira bandrabouensis:
- a CDS encoding HD domain-containing protein, producing the protein MMKSELKAKLQRTFPKAKTVSSGRLFTRQLSNLVDESIRTLFNEVSEGIPLKDHLCLIAVGGYGRRELAPYSDIDLLYLHDGKLSDKVLSEIISKINTFLYNNEKEVGHSCRTIKESFKYLDQIETFHAVLDSRFLVGSEILFQKYKSEFLAKIPEKTIKTYNDWKLSYLRERIINSYNPILLSEPNIKNDPLGLRDIQHMYWIEKTNPLADSADGGIFDFYLIGDSLTLLSAYDFLLLTRSALHIISGRKNDRLDLGLQGEVAEYLGFGPKNEIKTLESFMSQFYKAQKEVYFYIGTYLDEKTNRNKKRIQRELSNPESLYDDIIQFFAESQLNEEEPSRIDLNEIRFASHFIDDDFKNQKSVLDTFLGMLRQKKRIGHTLTLMHECNILGKLIPEFGACTNFPLFSYHHQYTVDEHTLLILRELDVLIADLWEDRQVQDVFNECKHIEILALAILIHDAGKVKEGDHSQYGAELALIIAERFRLSEEDTELLRFLVAEHIVMSELSSKRDIYDPNLISSFAKQFSSENTLRLLYILTIIDTKSVGQGVLTNWKKEILHFLFISTLTYLQKKEITADTQERIESTLETYLIEKEGLSLEQTEHIVNFGMKIKPSSYLHYNTPRRVFQHFSLLYEWKNSKLPFRIIAEREPAFVTLSIFANADKQMLLYLSGTISSLGLSLVGLRLFRTEENQLILQAQVTDEYGSGEIAEQQIADIESTLADCIEGKINIEDLASTTNIWKTLPQIPDGMVEELVKFANDLSETYSVLEVRVPDSIGLVYRILKTLLDFELEVIFVRISTSADFAYDSFHIQTKNGKKIEDAGLLLAIKEKILSVARVKENQGIMEISF; encoded by the coding sequence ATGATGAAATCAGAACTCAAGGCAAAACTGCAACGGACATTTCCAAAAGCCAAAACTGTTTCCTCTGGAAGGCTTTTTACACGCCAGTTGAGTAATCTCGTTGATGAGTCGATCCGCACCCTTTTTAACGAGGTATCCGAAGGAATTCCTTTAAAAGATCATCTATGTTTGATTGCCGTGGGTGGGTACGGTCGAAGAGAACTTGCTCCCTACTCTGACATTGATTTACTTTATCTTCATGATGGAAAACTATCAGATAAAGTATTAAGCGAAATCATTTCCAAAATAAACACATTCTTATACAACAATGAAAAGGAAGTAGGCCATTCATGTCGTACGATCAAAGAATCATTTAAATACTTAGATCAAATCGAAACTTTCCATGCCGTGCTTGATTCTCGTTTTCTAGTAGGTTCGGAGATATTATTTCAAAAATACAAATCAGAGTTTTTAGCAAAAATTCCAGAGAAAACCATAAAAACTTATAATGACTGGAAACTCTCTTATCTTCGAGAACGAATCATTAATTCTTACAATCCCATCTTACTTTCTGAACCAAATATCAAAAACGATCCTTTGGGACTTCGTGATATCCAACATATGTATTGGATTGAAAAAACAAATCCACTGGCTGATTCCGCAGATGGTGGTATTTTTGATTTTTATTTGATTGGAGACAGTTTAACACTATTATCTGCTTATGATTTTTTGTTATTAACAAGATCCGCCTTACACATCATTAGCGGGCGAAAAAACGATCGTTTGGATTTGGGATTACAAGGTGAAGTGGCAGAGTATTTAGGTTTTGGACCAAAAAACGAAATCAAAACTCTCGAATCCTTTATGAGTCAATTTTACAAAGCACAAAAAGAAGTGTATTTTTATATTGGAACTTATTTGGATGAAAAAACCAATCGAAACAAAAAAAGAATCCAAAGAGAATTATCCAATCCAGAAAGTTTATATGACGATATTATACAATTTTTCGCAGAATCACAGTTAAATGAAGAAGAACCTTCCCGAATTGATTTGAACGAAATCCGATTTGCCTCTCATTTTATAGATGATGATTTTAAAAACCAAAAATCTGTTTTAGATACTTTTCTTGGTATGTTACGCCAAAAAAAAAGAATTGGGCATACACTCACTCTAATGCACGAGTGTAACATATTAGGAAAATTAATCCCTGAGTTTGGAGCCTGTACAAACTTTCCTCTCTTCAGTTATCATCATCAATATACAGTGGATGAACACACTCTTTTAATCTTAAGAGAGTTAGATGTTCTGATTGCAGATTTATGGGAAGATAGACAAGTCCAAGATGTATTCAATGAATGTAAACATATTGAAATACTTGCTCTCGCCATCCTCATCCATGATGCAGGGAAGGTAAAAGAAGGAGACCATAGTCAATACGGTGCTGAACTGGCACTTATCATTGCAGAACGATTTAGACTTTCCGAAGAAGATACTGAACTTTTGCGGTTTTTAGTTGCCGAACACATTGTGATGTCAGAACTCTCTTCCAAAAGAGATATTTATGATCCCAATCTTATCTCATCTTTTGCAAAACAATTTTCTAGTGAGAACACTTTACGTTTATTATACATTCTAACTATAATTGACACAAAGTCTGTTGGTCAAGGAGTTCTAACCAACTGGAAAAAAGAGATATTACATTTTTTATTTATATCAACTCTTACCTATCTTCAAAAAAAAGAAATCACAGCAGATACTCAAGAACGGATCGAATCTACTTTAGAAACATATTTGATCGAAAAAGAAGGACTATCCCTCGAACAAACCGAACACATTGTCAACTTCGGCATGAAGATCAAACCTTCTTCCTACTTACATTATAATACTCCGAGAAGAGTATTCCAACATTTTAGTTTATTATATGAATGGAAAAACTCGAAATTACCTTTCCGGATAATTGCAGAAAGAGAACCTGCTTTCGTTACCTTATCCATTTTTGCAAACGCTGACAAACAAATGTTGCTCTATTTGTCAGGAACCATTTCCTCTCTTGGACTTAGTTTAGTTGGATTACGATTATTTCGAACTGAAGAAAACCAACTCATCCTACAAGCACAAGTTACCGACGAGTATGGTAGTGGTGAAATCGCAGAACAACAAATTGCCGACATTGAATCTACGCTGGCAGACTGTATTGAAGGGAAAATCAATATAGAAGATTTAGCATCTACTACAAATATTTGGAAAACATTGCCACAAATTCCCGATGGAATGGTAGAGGAATTAGTAAAATTTGCCAATGACCTTTCAGAGACCTATTCTGTGTTAGAGGTAAGAGTTCCTGATTCCATTGGACTTGTGTATCGAATTCTAAAAACATTACTCGACTTTGAACTAGAAGTCATTTTTGTTAGGATCTCAACCAGCGCCGATTTTGCTTATGATTCTTTTCATATTCAAACTAAAAATGGAAAAAAAATCGAAGATGCAGGACTTCTGCTGGCAATCAAAGAAAAAATCCTCTCAGTTGCAAGAGTTAAAGAAAACCAAGGAATCATGGAGATAAGTTTTTAA
- a CDS encoding glycoside hydrolase family 172 protein, translating to MILFIGIFYFFINSLFADGWESSLWKEKTYRNQRISSADPTNGNDDFIKIPKKKTVTIAEIKSRGVIKHIWMTLASKDPMARKNAVIRMYWDNHPHASVEVPLGEFFGQGWGEEYIMNSAPLVAAPKKGKSMNSYFPMPFESGAKIEIENESEEDISNFYFYIDYEEWKEPLNSNLRFHAQWNRNTTKPNTTNGKENEWGLLGETEKTVFKKENYFSVLETEGKGQFIGLNLYVDSPTPLWYGEGDDLIFIDGNQIEANLKGTGTEDVFNTAWSPKEIFMHPYFGYPRVSDSVGWLGRTHLYRFWVESPIRFEKNFLFLLEHGHANSLTLDLIAVAYWYQGLNPKPMKVLPKKEFRTNKPEINFRHIHKWRDSFRSEKGYGEIWGHE from the coding sequence ATGATTCTTTTTATTGGGATTTTTTATTTTTTCATCAATTCCTTATTTGCTGATGGATGGGAGTCTTCCCTTTGGAAAGAGAAAACCTATCGTAACCAAAGAATTTCGAGTGCAGATCCCACCAATGGAAATGATGACTTTATCAAAATTCCAAAGAAAAAAACAGTCACCATCGCTGAAATCAAATCCAGAGGTGTGATCAAACATATTTGGATGACCCTTGCCAGTAAAGATCCAATGGCCAGAAAAAATGCTGTGATTCGTATGTATTGGGACAATCATCCACATGCTTCCGTAGAAGTTCCGTTAGGTGAATTTTTTGGACAAGGTTGGGGAGAAGAATATATCATGAATTCGGCACCACTTGTAGCAGCACCTAAAAAAGGAAAGTCAATGAATTCCTACTTTCCCATGCCGTTTGAATCGGGGGCAAAGATAGAAATTGAAAATGAATCTGAGGAAGATATCAGTAATTTCTATTTTTATATTGATTACGAAGAGTGGAAAGAACCCTTAAATTCCAATTTGCGTTTCCATGCGCAGTGGAATCGAAATACAACAAAACCTAATACAACAAATGGAAAAGAAAACGAGTGGGGACTTCTTGGTGAAACAGAAAAAACTGTTTTTAAAAAGGAAAATTACTTCTCAGTCCTCGAAACAGAAGGCAAAGGTCAGTTTATTGGTCTCAATTTGTATGTGGATTCACCCACTCCACTTTGGTATGGAGAAGGGGATGATTTGATTTTCATTGATGGGAATCAAATAGAAGCCAATCTAAAGGGAACAGGCACCGAAGATGTTTTTAACACAGCTTGGTCACCAAAAGAAATTTTTATGCATCCCTATTTCGGATACCCGCGCGTATCTGATTCTGTTGGTTGGTTGGGGAGAACCCATTTGTATCGATTTTGGGTGGAATCCCCTATTCGTTTTGAAAAAAATTTCCTATTCTTATTAGAGCATGGACATGCAAATTCCTTGACCTTAGATTTAATCGCTGTTGCTTATTGGTATCAAGGTCTGAATCCAAAACCAATGAAGGTTTTGCCGAAAAAAGAATTCCGAACCAACAAACCGGAAATTAATTTTCGTCATATCCACAAGTGGCGGGATTCATTCCGAAGCGAAAAAGGTTATGGGGAAATTTGGGGTCATGAATGA
- a CDS encoding sensor domain-containing diguanylate cyclase, giving the protein MNEINSDVFAREIVSQSIDAIVVLDTDSKILFSNLALQSLTGFSKDELYQKTFSFLFPPNEKGEQNSIETFVSSKDSHYIAGFLKELELVTKPKGTIPVEIRAFTIRNDHQMYYAAIIRDVRERRRLEEQKNVLINSLKRLAYMDELTMLPNRRSFSESLQKTVATVKRRNRESVLAVLDIDHFKVINDTYGHDIGDLVLKKMANIFVDCLREEDTVGRIGGEEFGCILPDTTTEGATIVLDRLRESVENHRFFIFDNYYLNITLSIGYTKVHPLQKPEEILKLADIALYQAKNHGRNRIQVYPV; this is encoded by the coding sequence ATGAATGAGATCAATTCAGATGTGTTTGCTAGAGAGATTGTCTCACAATCTATCGATGCAATCGTCGTTTTAGATACAGATAGTAAAATACTATTTAGCAATTTAGCATTACAATCGTTAACTGGATTTTCCAAAGACGAATTATATCAAAAAACATTTTCCTTTCTTTTTCCTCCAAATGAAAAAGGAGAACAAAACTCAATAGAAACCTTTGTTAGTTCTAAAGATTCGCATTACATTGCAGGATTTTTAAAAGAACTGGAGCTTGTCACAAAACCCAAAGGAACCATTCCCGTAGAGATCAGAGCCTTTACCATTCGCAATGATCACCAAATGTATTATGCGGCCATCATTCGTGACGTTCGCGAACGTAGAAGATTGGAAGAACAAAAAAATGTTCTGATCAATAGTTTGAAACGTTTGGCTTATATGGATGAACTTACCATGTTGCCGAACCGCCGTTCCTTTTCGGAAAGTTTACAAAAGACAGTCGCTACGGTCAAACGACGCAATCGGGAATCAGTTCTAGCGGTCCTTGATATCGATCATTTTAAAGTCATCAATGATACCTATGGCCATGACATTGGAGATTTGGTTCTCAAAAAAATGGCCAATATCTTTGTAGATTGTCTAAGGGAAGAAGACACAGTGGGAAGGATTGGGGGAGAGGAGTTTGGTTGTATCCTTCCCGACACAACTACAGAAGGGGCGACCATTGTCCTTGATCGACTTCGCGAATCCGTAGAAAACCATCGTTTTTTTATTTTTGATAACTATTACCTCAACATCACCCTAAGCATTGGATACACCAAGGTGCACCCTCTCCAAAAACCTGAGGAAATTTTGAAGTTGGCGGACATAGCACTTTACCAAGCCAAGAACCACGGCAGAAATCGCATCCAAGTTTATCCGGTGTGA
- the hrcA gene encoding heat-inducible transcriptional repressor HrcA yields MDLSPRHRSILKALVEEFVSDNKPVGSKTLSEKYDIGVSPATIRSCLAELEEMGFIVARHTSGGRVPTERGYRLYVDSLVTLFELTMREKQRIQEEYLRMQFRLDQVLIATSKVLASLSQSASVVLGPEGSLDTLKHIELIHVNGGEVLMILVMRSGTVLNRNIFFDYHISQETLYQISRYLNDNVKGFDVHEIQSNLIPQMMLKKEGPEGFSLFAPSIARAMGADNQSVDNLYIDGLKNLYENFKDEEEQLENILHLFDEKQFLKDFFSDYVPMDGVYTIIGKDGNEKLGGVTIIATNYRMGEKRIGSMGIIGPQRMNYNKALPLIEFTSKLVSEMITKLSR; encoded by the coding sequence ATGGATCTATCCCCTAGACATCGATCTATTTTGAAAGCTCTGGTTGAGGAATTTGTATCGGACAACAAACCGGTCGGATCCAAAACCCTTTCTGAAAAATACGATATCGGAGTCTCACCCGCTACCATTCGGTCCTGCCTCGCAGAACTAGAAGAGATGGGTTTTATTGTGGCAAGACATACTTCGGGTGGGCGTGTTCCTACAGAGCGCGGTTACCGTTTGTATGTTGATAGTTTGGTGACTCTATTTGAGTTAACCATGCGGGAGAAACAAAGAATCCAGGAAGAGTATCTTCGGATGCAATTTCGATTGGACCAAGTTCTTATCGCAACATCCAAAGTATTAGCATCTCTTTCGCAGTCAGCGAGTGTGGTTCTCGGCCCTGAAGGGTCACTTGACACACTCAAACATATTGAACTCATCCATGTAAATGGTGGAGAAGTTCTTATGATTCTTGTCATGCGGTCGGGTACTGTGCTCAATCGGAATATATTTTTCGATTACCACATCTCTCAAGAGACTTTGTACCAAATTTCAAGATATTTGAATGATAACGTCAAAGGTTTTGATGTGCATGAAATTCAAAGTAATCTGATTCCTCAGATGATGTTGAAAAAGGAAGGTCCGGAAGGATTTTCTTTATTTGCACCATCAATTGCGAGAGCAATGGGTGCAGATAACCAATCTGTAGATAATTTATATATCGATGGATTGAAAAACCTTTATGAAAACTTTAAGGATGAAGAGGAACAATTAGAAAACATCCTGCATCTATTTGATGAAAAACAGTTCCTCAAAGACTTTTTTAGCGATTATGTTCCTATGGATGGTGTTTATACCATTATAGGAAAAGATGGTAATGAAAAGTTAGGTGGTGTAACCATCATCGCAACTAATTACCGTATGGGTGAAAAGAGGATTGGTTCTATGGGAATCATTGGTCCTCAGAGGATGAATTACAACAAGGCATTACCTTTGATTGAATTCACTTCAAAGTTAGTTTCAGAAATGATTACGAAATTGAGTAGATAG
- the grpE gene encoding nucleotide exchange factor GrpE, translating to MAEETNGSVDEQNVSVEEGQAISDEAIEQAVEGAEKELDNAKKEIETLKDSWLRERAEFQNYKRRTANDLLNARKESIKKFAEGLTGALDNLERVSNVPNQTPEVMAFVEGIIMVQKEFYSVLEKEGIKRLDPKGMPFDPMLMEAIASEESAEFTEETVVETYQAGYYHEEGENKQSIRPARVKVGKPQS from the coding sequence ATGGCAGAAGAAACAAACGGGTCCGTTGATGAACAAAATGTGTCGGTCGAAGAAGGACAGGCCATCTCGGATGAAGCCATTGAACAAGCGGTAGAAGGTGCTGAGAAAGAACTCGATAACGCTAAAAAGGAAATCGAAACTTTAAAAGATTCTTGGTTAAGAGAACGTGCGGAGTTTCAAAACTACAAACGTAGAACCGCAAACGACTTGTTAAATGCAAGAAAAGAATCTATCAAAAAGTTTGCGGAAGGACTGACAGGTGCTTTGGACAATTTGGAACGCGTTTCTAATGTTCCGAACCAAACACCCGAAGTAATGGCTTTCGTAGAAGGAATCATAATGGTTCAAAAGGAATTTTATTCCGTATTGGAAAAAGAAGGAATCAAACGATTAGATCCGAAAGGAATGCCGTTTGATCCAATGCTTATGGAAGCAATTGCTTCTGAGGAAAGTGCAGAGTTTACGGAAGAGACTGTAGTGGAAACTTACCAAGCTGGTTATTACCATGAAGAAGGTGAAAACAAACAATCGATTCGTCCTGCACGTGTGAAAGTGGGAAAACCACAAAGTTAA
- the dnaK gene encoding molecular chaperone DnaK gives MSKEKIIGIDLGTTNSCVAVMEGGDPVVIQNSEGARTTPSIVAFTAKGETIVGQFAKNQAITNAVNTIRSAKRFIGRRFNEAGDEAKMVSYKVIRAGNDGVKFETVSGEFTPQEIAARVLQKMKKTAEDFLGHEVKKAVVTVPAYFNDEQRQATKDAGRIAGLEVERIINEPTAAALAYGFDKKKTSAKIAVYDLGGGTFDVSILELGDGVFEVKSTNGDTHLGGDDFDNVVMQWMIDEFKKQTGIDISGDKNTVQRLKEAAEKAKIELSGTSSTQINLPFITADASGPKHLDMTLTKAKFDEITRSLVERTRIPCLNALKDAGLSASEIDEVILVGGSIRIPAVQALVKEIFGKEPNKSVNPDEVVAVGAAIQGGVLAGDVTDVLLLDVTPLSLGIETLGGVMTKLIERNTTIPTRKSQVFSTAADNQTTVSVHVLQGEREMASANRTLGRFDLVGIPSAPRGVPQIEVTFDIDANGIVHVSAKDLGTGKEQKIRIESSSGLSEEEIKKMVKDAEAHAEEDKKLREAADTKNELEAIVYQLEKTIGESADKLDESEKQRAQDEIKRGREAMESGDVERMKASRDSIQQVAMQIGQKIYSQAGPEAGAPGADQAGAPGQGASESSAGGEKVVDADYTVVDEDKK, from the coding sequence ATGTCTAAGGAAAAAATTATCGGTATCGATTTAGGAACCACTAACTCTTGTGTGGCGGTTATGGAAGGTGGAGATCCTGTTGTCATTCAAAACTCTGAAGGGGCAAGAACCACTCCTTCGATTGTTGCTTTTACCGCAAAGGGTGAAACCATTGTGGGTCAATTTGCAAAAAACCAAGCGATCACAAACGCGGTAAATACAATTCGTTCTGCGAAACGTTTTATCGGCCGTCGTTTTAACGAAGCTGGTGACGAAGCAAAGATGGTATCTTACAAAGTGATCCGTGCTGGAAATGATGGTGTGAAATTTGAAACCGTTTCTGGTGAATTCACTCCACAAGAAATTGCGGCTCGTGTTCTTCAAAAAATGAAGAAAACCGCAGAAGACTTTCTAGGCCACGAAGTAAAAAAAGCAGTCGTAACAGTTCCTGCTTACTTCAATGACGAACAAAGACAAGCAACAAAAGACGCAGGTCGTATTGCAGGGCTTGAAGTAGAACGTATCATCAACGAACCTACAGCAGCAGCTCTTGCTTATGGTTTTGATAAGAAAAAAACCAGTGCAAAGATCGCCGTATATGACTTAGGTGGTGGAACTTTTGACGTTTCTATCCTCGAACTTGGTGACGGAGTTTTTGAAGTAAAATCCACAAATGGGGACACTCATCTTGGTGGTGACGACTTTGATAACGTTGTCATGCAATGGATGATCGATGAATTCAAAAAACAAACAGGGATTGATATTTCTGGAGATAAAAACACAGTACAACGTTTGAAAGAAGCAGCTGAAAAAGCTAAAATCGAGTTGTCTGGGACCTCTTCCACTCAAATCAACCTTCCATTCATCACAGCGGATGCTTCTGGTCCAAAACACTTGGATATGACACTCACCAAAGCAAAGTTTGATGAGATTACAAGATCTCTTGTAGAAAGGACTCGTATTCCTTGTTTAAATGCATTAAAAGATGCAGGTCTTTCTGCTAGTGAAATTGATGAAGTTATCCTTGTGGGTGGATCGATTCGTATCCCTGCGGTGCAAGCTCTTGTAAAAGAAATTTTTGGTAAAGAACCAAACAAATCTGTGAACCCTGATGAAGTGGTAGCCGTTGGTGCTGCGATCCAAGGAGGAGTTCTTGCAGGTGATGTAACAGATGTATTGTTACTCGATGTCACTCCACTTTCACTTGGAATTGAAACTCTCGGTGGTGTGATGACAAAACTCATCGAAAGAAATACAACCATTCCTACAAGAAAGTCACAAGTGTTCTCTACTGCGGCAGACAATCAAACTACGGTTTCGGTTCATGTCTTACAAGGGGAACGTGAGATGGCTAGTGCCAATAGAACCCTCGGTCGTTTTGACTTAGTGGGAATTCCATCGGCACCAAGAGGAGTACCTCAAATCGAAGTGACTTTTGATATCGACGCAAACGGTATTGTCCATGTATCTGCGAAAGATTTAGGAACAGGAAAAGAACAAAAGATTCGTATTGAATCTTCTTCGGGACTCTCTGAAGAAGAAATCAAAAAGATGGTAAAAGATGCAGAAGCTCACGCAGAAGAAGATAAAAAACTTCGTGAAGCAGCTGATACTAAAAACGAATTGGAAGCTATTGTTTACCAATTAGAAAAAACCATCGGTGAATCTGCTGACAAACTTGACGAATCAGAAAAACAAAGAGCACAGGACGAAATTAAACGCGGCCGTGAAGCTATGGAATCTGGTGACGTGGAAAGAATGAAAGCATCTCGTGATTCTATCCAACAAGTCGCAATGCAAATTGGACAAAAGATTTATTCACAAGCAGGCCCTGAAGCTGGAGCTCCTGGTGCAGACCAAGCGGGTGCTCCGGGTCAAGGTGCAAGTGAATCTTCTGCCGGTGGCGAAAAGGTAGTCGATGCGGATTACACCGTAGTTGATGAAGACAAAAAATAA
- the dnaJ gene encoding molecular chaperone DnaJ encodes MSDRGYYEVLGVSKGASDDEIKSAYRKLAIKYHPDKNKGDKEAEEKFKEATEAYEVLRDAQKRAAYDQFGKAGVNAGAGGGYGAGAYTDFSDIFGDFGDIFSEFFGGGGGGGSRGGGRRSGPQRGSDLRYNLEVSLEDAALGKEYKIEIPRLETCVDCSGSGAAKGSSPTVCPDCSGTGQVRRTQGFFSVTTTCPRCKGKGKVISNPCKTCKGEGLTEKRRTIHIKIPAGVESGSRLKVSGEGESGPNGGPSGDLYVVTHIKKHPTFERQGNDLIVQKTISLSMACLGGEIEVPSIDGKTINLKIPEGTESGQIFRLKGHGIPYLGSYGKGDQHVIIKVEIPKKLSKKQRELMEEFARESGEKVGSGGKSKLFFR; translated from the coding sequence ATGAGCGACCGTGGTTACTACGAAGTATTAGGCGTTTCGAAAGGTGCCTCTGATGATGAGATCAAGAGCGCCTATCGTAAGTTAGCCATCAAGTATCACCCTGATAAAAATAAGGGTGATAAAGAAGCGGAAGAAAAATTCAAAGAGGCCACAGAAGCCTATGAAGTGTTACGTGACGCGCAAAAACGTGCAGCTTATGACCAATTTGGTAAAGCAGGCGTAAACGCCGGAGCCGGTGGCGGATATGGGGCAGGAGCTTATACAGACTTCTCTGATATCTTTGGCGACTTCGGTGATATCTTCAGTGAATTTTTCGGAGGCGGTGGTGGTGGCGGTAGCCGCGGTGGTGGAAGAAGGTCCGGTCCTCAAAGAGGATCGGATCTCCGTTATAATTTAGAAGTTAGTTTAGAAGATGCCGCTCTTGGAAAAGAATATAAAATAGAAATTCCAAGACTTGAAACCTGTGTGGATTGTTCAGGATCAGGAGCAGCAAAAGGATCTTCGCCTACAGTGTGTCCTGATTGTTCGGGAACAGGCCAAGTGCGAAGGACACAAGGTTTCTTTAGTGTGACAACCACTTGCCCTCGTTGTAAAGGAAAAGGAAAAGTCATTTCCAATCCTTGTAAAACTTGTAAAGGTGAGGGCCTAACAGAGAAAAGACGAACCATTCATATAAAAATTCCTGCCGGTGTAGAATCGGGAAGCCGACTCAAAGTTTCTGGGGAAGGGGAATCTGGCCCGAACGGTGGCCCAAGTGGTGATTTGTATGTAGTTACTCATATCAAAAAACACCCGACCTTTGAACGCCAAGGAAACGATTTAATTGTTCAAAAAACAATTTCATTGTCTATGGCTTGTCTTGGCGGCGAGATCGAAGTTCCCTCTATTGATGGAAAGACCATCAACTTAAAAATTCCTGAGGGAACGGAAAGTGGACAAATCTTCCGATTAAAGGGTCATGGAATCCCATACCTCGGTTCTTACGGGAAAGGGGACCAACATGTAATCATCAAGGTCGAAATTCCTAAGAAACTTTCTAAAAAACAGAGAGAATTGATGGAAGAATTTGCCCGAGAGTCCGGTGAAAAGGTTGGTAGCGGCGGAAAATCTAAGTTGTTTTTCCGCTGA
- a CDS encoding Gfo/Idh/MocA family protein → MDKKVRLGVIGTGHMGQYHVNVAKQLSDAELIGIFDANVERATQIAEKHKTKAFGTIEDLLKETDAIIIAAPTFLHHKIAKQALTEKKHVLVEKPISQTVEEAKELVNLAKQNNLILQVGHVERFNGAVLELGKIAEHPILIESRRIAPYNSRITDVGVVLDMMIHDIDIVLNLVKSEVTEVKAVGSSVVSNHEDIASVVLKFANGCVASLNASRSSQAKIRTLNISQKDSYVFLDFTNQEIELHRQASSTTQLGSGEIKYRQESIVEKIFVHKDNPLKQEHEHFVKCIKGESEPMVKGDSDIKTLEVAYRILEEIHGKK, encoded by the coding sequence ATGGATAAAAAAGTCCGACTCGGAGTCATCGGTACCGGCCACATGGGCCAGTACCACGTAAACGTGGCTAAACAATTATCTGATGCTGAGCTCATCGGGATATTCGACGCCAACGTAGAACGTGCCACTCAAATTGCTGAGAAACACAAAACAAAAGCATTTGGTACGATAGAAGATTTATTGAAAGAAACGGATGCAATCATCATTGCAGCGCCTACTTTCTTACATCACAAAATCGCCAAACAGGCGCTAACTGAGAAAAAACATGTTTTGGTTGAAAAACCAATTTCTCAGACAGTGGAAGAAGCAAAGGAACTCGTAAACTTAGCAAAACAAAATAATTTGATTTTGCAAGTGGGGCACGTGGAAAGATTTAATGGTGCAGTTCTTGAGTTAGGTAAAATTGCCGAACACCCAATCCTCATTGAATCGAGAAGGATTGCTCCTTACAATAGCCGCATCACTGATGTTGGCGTTGTTTTGGATATGATGATCCATGATATCGACATCGTACTCAACTTAGTAAAATCAGAAGTGACTGAAGTGAAAGCTGTTGGATCTTCTGTTGTATCGAATCACGAAGATATTGCAAGTGTGGTTTTAAAATTTGCTAACGGTTGTGTGGCGTCACTCAACGCATCACGTTCCTCCCAAGCAAAAATAAGAACTCTAAATATTTCTCAAAAAGATTCTTATGTATTTTTAGATTTTACAAATCAAGAAATTGAACTTCACCGACAAGCCAGTTCCACCACACAACTGGGAAGTGGAGAAATCAAATATAGACAAGAATCCATAGTGGAAAAAATCTTTGTTCACAAAGATAACCCACTCAAACAAGAACACGAACACTTTGTAAAATGTATCAAGGGCGAATCTGAACCAATGGTGAAAGGTGATTCCGATATTAAAACATTAGAAGTGGCATATCGTATCTTAGAAGAGATTCACGGCAAAAAATAA
- a CDS encoding YqgE/AlgH family protein gives MTENPDSTRGKLLISNSSVIQDFFHKSVVLMVDHDDDGAFGLVLNKPTDQTMESLIKNLPETVHSSKQVFSGGPVDNMFVSILHNGKQTEDPGVEIVPGIYMARSFDTMLEVLSSDQIQFRVLQGYAGWSSGQLESEFERLSWVVSDQVDESIIFREDDPEVVWRDALRSKGGIYKYFVDHTKDPSLN, from the coding sequence ATGACAGAAAATCCTGATTCAACTCGCGGAAAGTTACTTATTTCCAATTCTAGTGTGATTCAGGATTTTTTTCATAAGTCCGTTGTCCTTATGGTGGATCATGATGACGACGGAGCTTTTGGTCTGGTTTTAAATAAACCAACCGACCAAACAATGGAATCATTAATCAAAAATCTTCCAGAAACAGTTCATTCCAGCAAACAAGTGTTTTCTGGTGGTCCCGTGGACAATATGTTTGTATCAATTCTTCACAATGGGAAACAAACGGAAGATCCTGGTGTAGAAATTGTTCCTGGCATTTATATGGCCAGAAGTTTTGATACAATGTTAGAAGTTTTATCTTCTGACCAAATCCAGTTTCGTGTGTTGCAAGGATATGCTGGTTGGTCTTCCGGCCAATTAGAAAGTGAATTTGAAAGATTATCTTGGGTAGTCTCTGACCAAGTGGATGAATCTATTATCTTTCGAGAAGATGATCCTGAAGTAGTTTGGAGGGATGCCCTTCGTAGTAAAGGTGGGATCTATAAATACTTTGTTGACCATACAAAAGATCCATCTCTCAATTGA